The following proteins are encoded in a genomic region of Alphaproteobacteria bacterium:
- the pth gene encoding aminoacyl-tRNA hydrolase has protein sequence MKLVVGLGNPGAEYEKNRHNIGFMAIDRLHEFWRGGAWKKKFHGLFAEASVDGEKILLLKPMTFMNVSGRAVIEAASFYKIAPQDILVFHDEIELLPGKIRIKQGGGAAGHNGLKSIDAAIGADYWRVRMGVGRPAEGKDAVHGYVLGNFSKADRAWLDPLLDVLAKEAALLLAGDHGRYMNRANLALKPQKES, from the coding sequence ATGAAGCTCGTCGTCGGCCTCGGCAATCCCGGCGCGGAATATGAGAAAAATCGCCACAATATCGGCTTCATGGCCATCGACCGGCTGCATGAATTCTGGCGCGGCGGCGCATGGAAAAAAAAATTTCATGGCCTGTTCGCCGAAGCCTCCGTCGACGGCGAAAAAATCCTGCTGCTGAAGCCGATGACCTTCATGAACGTCTCCGGCCGCGCCGTGATCGAGGCCGCCTCGTTCTACAAAATCGCGCCGCAGGACATTCTGGTCTTCCATGACGAAATCGAATTGCTCCCCGGCAAGATCAGGATCAAGCAGGGCGGCGGCGCGGCGGGCCATAACGGGCTTAAATCCATCGACGCCGCCATCGGCGCGGATTACTGGCGGGTGCGCATGGGCGTGGGCCGCCCCGCCGAGGGCAAGGACGCGGTTCATGGTTATGTGCTCGGCAATTTTTCCAAAGCCGACCGCGCATGGCTTGACCCGCTGCTCGATGTGCTGGCAAAAGAAGCGGCGCTTCTGCTCGCGGGCGATCATGGCCGCTATATGAACCGCGCGAATTTGGCGCTTAAGCCACAGAAAGAGTCGTAA
- the rsmH gene encoding 16S rRNA (cytosine(1402)-N(4))-methyltransferase RsmH has translation MTAAAHLPVMRDEVIHYLAPRSGGIYVDGTFGRGGYAKAILEREPARLFAFDRDRSAIDAGAPLAREYPALTLIHGKFGAMEELLAARGVSEVDGIALDLGVSSPQIDEADRGFSFREDGPLDMRMDQAAPFTAADLVNGTEETELAHIIFTYGDERYSRRIARAIVAARAAAPIMRTSQLAEIVRRLVPRSKDGIDPATRTFQALRIAVNDELGELRSGLQAAENLLRPKGRLAVVSFHALEDRIVKEFIRGRSGRTGKGSRHLPASEEPVAAFKELTRKPAAPSAAEIAANPRARSARLRAAEKLDGEAA, from the coding sequence ATGACGGCGGCGGCGCATCTTCCGGTCATGCGCGACGAGGTGATCCATTATCTCGCGCCCCGCTCCGGCGGCATCTATGTCGACGGCACGTTCGGGCGCGGCGGCTATGCCAAAGCGATCCTGGAGCGCGAACCCGCGCGCCTGTTCGCGTTCGACCGCGACCGTTCGGCCATCGACGCCGGCGCGCCGCTGGCGCGGGAATATCCGGCGCTGACATTAATTCACGGAAAATTCGGCGCGATGGAAGAACTTCTGGCCGCGCGCGGCGTCAGCGAGGTGGACGGCATCGCGCTCGATCTCGGCGTTTCCTCGCCGCAGATCGACGAAGCGGATCGCGGCTTTTCCTTCCGCGAAGACGGGCCGCTCGACATGCGGATGGACCAGGCCGCACCCTTCACCGCCGCCGACCTCGTGAACGGCACCGAAGAAACCGAGCTTGCGCATATCATCTTCACCTATGGCGACGAGCGCTATTCGCGCCGGATCGCCAGAGCCATCGTCGCGGCGCGCGCGGCCGCGCCGATCATGCGCACCTCGCAGCTGGCGGAAATCGTGCGGCGGCTCGTGCCGCGCAGCAAGGACGGCATCGATCCCGCCACGCGCACGTTCCAGGCGCTGCGCATCGCCGTCAATGACGAGTTGGGCGAATTGCGCTCCGGGCTGCAAGCGGCGGAAAACCTGCTGCGCCCGAAAGGCCGTTTGGCCGTCGTCTCTTTCCACGCGCTCGAAGACCGCATCGTCAAGGAATTCATCCGCGGCCGCTCCGGCAGAACCGGCAAAGGCTCGCGCCACCTGCCCGCGAGCGAAGAGCCCGTTGCCGCCTTCAAGGAGCTCACGCGCAAACCGGCCGCGCCAAGCGCCGCCGAAATCGCCGCCAATCCGCGCGCGCGCTCCGCGCGGCTGCGGGCGGCGGAAAAACTGGATGGAGAAGCGGCATGA
- a CDS encoding DUF4142 domain-containing protein: MKRSFPSLLTIMLALVFICSPAWANKKEGMRKPVSTQNFIMRASAGNQFEVASSKLALEKSQTDSVKQFAQRMIDDHAAAETKLKMVMPKEKSSESSTVTGVMDNKQQEMLDELGKLSGADFDRRYIEMQTKAHKKAVHLFENYAENGSDSNLKTFAKETLETIKKHHMDVKNLKPS; encoded by the coding sequence ATGAAACGATCATTTCCGTCATTGCTGACGATCATGCTGGCCTTGGTCTTCATCTGCTCGCCGGCCTGGGCCAACAAGAAAGAAGGGATGAGAAAGCCCGTCTCGACGCAGAACTTCATCATGCGCGCTTCGGCGGGCAATCAATTCGAGGTGGCGTCAAGCAAGCTGGCCCTGGAGAAGTCGCAGACGGACTCCGTCAAGCAATTCGCCCAGCGCATGATCGACGATCATGCCGCCGCGGAGACTAAATTGAAGATGGTGATGCCGAAGGAGAAAAGCAGCGAGTCTTCCACCGTCACGGGCGTGATGGATAACAAGCAGCAGGAAATGCTTGATGAGCTTGGCAAATTATCAGGCGCCGATTTCGACCGCCGCTATATCGAGATGCAGACCAAGGCCCATAAGAAGGCCGTACATCTGTTCGAGAATTACGCGGAGAACGGCTCCGATTCCAATCTCAAGACGTTTGCGAAAGAGACTTTGGAAACCATCAAGAAGCATCACATGGATGTCAAAAATCTCAAGCCGTCATGA
- a CDS encoding TerC family protein gives MEFLPEFFFSAWMGRPAWVWVGFLVIVAALMILDLGIMHKPGKVIDVRESIVMCAFYTALGLAFAAVIYWIYSQPMSAESIDGQFAGLSDHKRAMMAAQLYVTGYLVELSLSMDNVFVISLIFGYFHIPRQHQHRVLFWGIIGVILFRAALIGVGAALISQFSWVMSVFGVFLVYAGVKMMRASEDHNPDIANNPVLRYIRGHFPVTHDLHGESFFIRQTDPKTGRMLSYMTPLFLALVMVELADVVFAVDSVPAIFAITPDSYLVYTSNIFAILGLRSLYFTLAAMVHRFHYMKYALALILVLIGAKILVAELGGLHLPNWVSLAATVGLLAGGIGYSLLKTRAAEKAASL, from the coding sequence ATGGAATTTCTTCCCGAGTTCTTTTTCAGCGCATGGATGGGCAGGCCGGCCTGGGTATGGGTCGGCTTTCTCGTCATCGTCGCGGCGCTGATGATCCTCGATCTCGGCATCATGCACAAACCGGGCAAAGTCATCGATGTGCGGGAAAGCATCGTCATGTGCGCCTTCTATACGGCGCTCGGACTGGCTTTCGCGGCGGTGATTTACTGGATTTACAGCCAGCCCATGTCCGCCGAGAGCATAGACGGGCAATTCGCCGGACTTTCCGATCATAAGCGGGCCATGATGGCGGCGCAGCTTTATGTGACCGGCTATCTGGTCGAGCTTAGCCTGTCGATGGATAATGTTTTCGTCATCTCCTTGATCTTCGGTTATTTCCACATCCCGCGCCAGCATCAGCACCGCGTGCTGTTCTGGGGCATCATCGGCGTCATTCTTTTCCGGGCGGCCCTGATCGGCGTCGGCGCGGCGCTGATTTCGCAGTTTAGCTGGGTCATGAGCGTGTTCGGCGTTTTCCTGGTTTATGCCGGGGTCAAGATGATGCGCGCGAGCGAAGATCATAATCCCGACATCGCCAATAACCCGGTGCTGAGATATATCCGCGGCCATTTTCCGGTTACCCACGATTTGCATGGCGAAAGTTTTTTCATCCGCCAGACCGACCCGAAGACAGGCCGGATGCTATCCTATATGACTCCGCTGTTCCTGGCGCTCGTCATGGTCGAATTGGCCGATGTCGTGTTCGCGGTCGATAGCGTGCCCGCGATTTTCGCCATCACGCCGGATTCCTACCTGGTCTACACCAGCAATATTTTCGCTATCCTGGGATTGCGCTCGCTCTATTTCACGCTGGCGGCGATGGTGCATCGTTTCCATTATATGAAATACGCCTTGGCGCTCATTCTCGTGCTGATCGGCGCGAAAATCCTTGTCGCCGAGCTTGGCGGACTCCATCTCCCCAACTGGGTCAGCCTGGCCGCGACGGTCGGCCTGCTCGCGGGCGGCATCGGCTATTCGCTGCTGAAAACCCGCGCCGCCGAAAAAGCAGCCTCTTTATGA
- a CDS encoding MraZ family transcriptional regulator, producing the protein MAVFLSSFVNRLDKKGRVSVPASFRTALGIEASGIMVFHALHHDALDACSPAHLELLSHSLETLDLAPDVYELIETTIFGGAQHLPFDSEGRIGLPDDLAASVGIKDQIAFVGRRKTFQLWEPGKFTAHETAMRSAAKARDISLSKIIAQAAAKSGEAS; encoded by the coding sequence GTGGCAGTCTTTCTGTCCAGCTTCGTCAACCGCCTCGACAAAAAGGGCCGCGTCTCCGTGCCTGCCTCTTTCCGCACCGCGCTGGGCATAGAGGCGAGCGGGATCATGGTATTCCATGCGCTGCATCATGACGCGCTCGACGCCTGCTCGCCCGCGCATCTGGAGCTTTTGAGCCACAGTCTTGAGACGCTCGATCTTGCGCCGGACGTCTATGAATTGATCGAGACGACGATTTTCGGCGGCGCGCAGCATCTGCCTTTCGACAGCGAGGGACGCATCGGCCTGCCGGACGACCTCGCGGCGAGCGTCGGCATCAAGGATCAGATCGCTTTCGTCGGACGGCGCAAAACCTTTCAGCTTTGGGAGCCAGGCAAATTCACGGCGCATGAAACCGCCATGCGTTCCGCCGCCAAGGCGCGCGATATTTCGCTGAGCAAGATTATCGCGCAAGCAGCGGCCAAAAGCGGAGAGGCGTCATGA
- a CDS encoding 50S ribosomal protein L25/general stress protein Ctc — protein sequence MAQLGTLTAELRERGGKGEARAVRRQGQVPAVIYGDKQPPVMIAIQHNLLLREVNKAGFLAHLYEIDVQGKKHRVLPRDVQFDPVTDRPLHVDFLRVSGNTRVRVAVPVHFQNHDKAPGIKRGGMLNIVSHELELIVQPDNIPESIDIDLTGLEIGASIHIGAIKLPAGVKTTIADPDFTIATIAPPTAVKTEAADAAAAAAATAGAPAADAAAPAAGAAAAPAAGAKAAPGAKAAPAADAKGGKK from the coding sequence ATGGCACAGCTAGGGACTTTAACGGCGGAATTACGCGAACGCGGCGGCAAGGGCGAGGCCCGCGCCGTCAGAAGGCAGGGACAAGTTCCCGCCGTGATTTACGGCGACAAGCAGCCGCCGGTCATGATCGCCATCCAGCACAATCTTCTGCTCCGCGAAGTCAACAAAGCGGGCTTTCTCGCCCATCTTTACGAGATCGACGTCCAGGGCAAGAAGCATCGCGTGCTGCCCCGCGACGTGCAGTTCGATCCCGTCACCGACCGTCCGCTGCATGTCGATTTCCTGCGCGTGTCCGGCAATACCCGCGTGCGCGTAGCCGTGCCGGTGCATTTCCAGAACCACGACAAGGCCCCCGGCATCAAGCGCGGCGGCATGCTGAACATCGTCAGCCACGAGCTCGAGCTTATCGTTCAGCCGGACAATATCCCGGAATCGATCGATATCGATCTGACCGGCCTCGAAATCGGCGCGAGCATCCATATCGGCGCCATCAAGTTGCCGGCCGGCGTGAAAACGACGATTGCCGATCCCGACTTCACCATCGCCACCATCGCGCCGCCGACCGCCGTCAAGACTGAAGCCGCCGACGCCGCGGCAGCAGCGGCTGCGACCGCGGGAGCTCCGGCAGCCGACGCGGCTGCACCGGCCGCAGGCGCGGCCGCAGCTCCGGCAGCGGGCGCCAAGGCGGCACCAGGCGCCAAGGCAGCGCCCGCCGCGGATGCCAAGGGCGGGAAGAAGTAG
- a CDS encoding transporter substrate-binding domain-containing protein: protein MKPVQFALILICAVAASYATARFSAPPPQQPIVKKEDDVFDRVMRARTIKCGYVVTHPFLFKDANTGALSGIAHDAIEKMAENLSLKIEWAEEAGWSTMLEGLSTQRYDMLCSAIWSTTSRSLKADFLKPLSYAGVHAWARPGDARFEKGLSEIDWSTVKIATIDGHISDIIARAKFPAAQKLSLPDTSSIPEVFMAVAAGKADITFEQNYIGLEFLSKNPGAVASVTKDHPIKVFPTTFLIPQGAEKFKAMLNAAQDELTNSGYIGGLIDKYETYPGSFYRPVKPYEMQK from the coding sequence ATGAAGCCTGTGCAGTTCGCTCTTATTTTGATCTGCGCAGTTGCCGCAAGTTATGCGACCGCGCGGTTTTCAGCCCCTCCGCCGCAGCAGCCCATCGTGAAAAAGGAAGACGATGTCTTCGACCGTGTGATGCGCGCGCGGACGATCAAATGCGGCTATGTCGTGACCCATCCGTTTCTCTTCAAGGATGCGAATACCGGCGCGCTGTCCGGTATCGCGCATGACGCCATTGAGAAAATGGCGGAAAATCTCAGCCTGAAAATCGAATGGGCGGAAGAAGCCGGCTGGTCGACGATGCTCGAAGGACTCTCCACGCAACGCTACGACATGCTGTGTTCGGCGATCTGGTCGACGACGAGCAGAAGCCTGAAGGCTGATTTTCTCAAGCCGCTCTCTTACGCGGGCGTTCATGCCTGGGCGCGTCCCGGCGACGCGCGTTTCGAGAAGGGTTTGTCGGAGATCGACTGGAGCACAGTCAAGATCGCCACGATAGACGGCCATATCTCGGACATCATCGCCCGCGCGAAATTTCCCGCCGCTCAGAAATTATCCCTTCCCGATACCTCGTCGATCCCGGAGGTTTTCATGGCCGTCGCGGCCGGGAAGGCCGACATCACCTTCGAGCAGAACTATATCGGGCTTGAATTTCTTTCCAAAAATCCCGGCGCGGTCGCCAGCGTGACGAAGGATCATCCGATCAAGGTGTTTCCGACGACTTTCCTGATTCCTCAAGGCGCGGAGAAATTCAAAGCGATGCTTAATGCCGCGCAGGATGAATTGACCAATAGCGGCTATATAGGCGGCCTGATCGATAAGTATGAAACCTATCCCGGCAGCTTCTACCGTCCTGTCAAACCGTACGAAATGCAGAAATAA
- a CDS encoding YebC/PmpR family DNA-binding transcriptional regulator translates to MAGHSQFKNIMHRKGRQDAARGKMFNKIAREITVSCKTGAPDPAANPRLRAAIQEARANNMPRERIERAMKAAMPGADDGKIYEEVRYEGYGPGGIALIVEALTDNRSRTAPELRTAFSKHGGALGETNSVSFMFSRCGQIVYPAKAASADAMLEAVIEAGGENVESSADEHEITTNVEDFAAVRDALEKSFGEPQSAKLTWKPINLVPATGDNAASLLKLLEVLEDNDDVQNVFGNFDIAAEEMEKLAG, encoded by the coding sequence ATGGCCGGTCATTCTCAATTCAAGAATATCATGCACCGCAAGGGACGGCAGGATGCCGCGCGCGGCAAGATGTTCAACAAGATCGCGCGCGAGATCACCGTGTCATGCAAGACCGGCGCGCCCGATCCCGCCGCCAATCCCCGCCTGCGCGCCGCGATCCAGGAGGCGCGCGCCAACAACATGCCGCGCGAGCGCATCGAGCGCGCCATGAAGGCCGCCATGCCGGGCGCGGACGACGGAAAAATATACGAGGAAGTGCGCTATGAAGGCTACGGCCCCGGCGGCATCGCGCTGATCGTCGAAGCGCTGACCGACAACCGCAGCCGCACCGCGCCGGAATTGCGCACCGCCTTTTCCAAGCATGGCGGGGCTTTAGGCGAAACCAACTCGGTCAGCTTCATGTTCAGCCGGTGCGGCCAGATCGTCTATCCGGCCAAAGCCGCGAGCGCCGACGCGATGCTCGAAGCCGTGATCGAAGCGGGCGGCGAGAATGTCGAATCCTCCGCCGACGAGCATGAGATCACCACCAATGTCGAGGATTTCGCCGCGGTGCGCGATGCGCTGGAAAAAAGCTTCGGCGAGCCGCAAAGCGCCAAGCTGACCTGGAAGCCGATCAATCTCGTGCCCGCCACCGGTGATAACGCCGCGAGCCTGCTCAAGCTGCTCGAAGTTCTGGAAGACAATGACGACGTGCAAAACGTCTTCGGCAATTTTGATATCGCCGCCGAGGAGATGGAAAAGCTGGCGGGATAA
- a CDS encoding MarR family transcriptional regulator, translating to MRHPYYESLLLVERVHRHFLEVVKLELDRLGVQDINNIQALILYNVGTDEMSVGELTARGFYLGSNVSYNVKKMVENGYLVQEPSPHDRRSSRVKLPEKGLTLHKQLSAHFEKHVAAIAGAGLTAEEITKGNEVMKKLERFWTSMINYGGLA from the coding sequence GTGCGCCATCCCTATTATGAAAGCCTGTTGCTCGTCGAGCGTGTGCATCGCCATTTCCTCGAAGTCGTGAAGCTGGAGCTTGACCGGCTCGGGGTGCAGGACATCAACAACATCCAGGCGCTCATTCTCTATAATGTCGGCACCGATGAAATGTCGGTCGGCGAATTGACCGCGCGCGGCTTCTATCTGGGATCGAACGTGTCCTACAACGTCAAGAAAATGGTCGAGAACGGCTATCTGGTGCAGGAGCCTTCGCCGCACGACCGTCGCTCGTCGCGCGTGAAGCTGCCGGAAAAGGGCCTTACGCTGCACAAGCAATTGAGCGCGCATTTCGAGAAGCATGTCGCCGCCATCGCCGGCGCGGGCCTGACGGCGGAAGAAATCACCAAGGGCAACGAGGTCATGAAGAAGCTGGAACGCTTCTGGACTTCGATGATCAATTACGGCGGGCTGGCGTAA
- a CDS encoding penicillin-binding protein 2, producing the protein MNGPKRRPGNLFAQQLPLPGINRPGTQRRVLATPAEQAIECARTRLIFISLLFVAAFLVVGVRLTDLALFSDNGDTVSEHKAATAMGRADIVDRNGAILAVSLPTISACAQVAAIKDPEATAAAINKILPDIDRKKLANDFRVRKGCVAVHRHLTPKQYYALNKLGIAGVEFTRDERRAYPQAALTAHVIGTTDIDNIGTAGIEKKLDARLRQDAAPVRLSLDIRVQHILHRELAAAMRDFQAIGAAGLIMDAESGEVVSMVSLPDFDPHEAGEASDDAKFNRATLGVYELGSTFKIFTAAQALDTGEVKLTDTFDATNPIHIGHQTISDFHPEKRPLTVPEIIMLSSNIGAAKMAEKIGGLRQRSFLEQLGMFAPVPVELPETGRPIVPRNWGEVTVMTVGFGHGLAVSPLQLVRAAATITNSGHAITPTLLREESAQKKPKASGVQPIVTTATAAKVRALMRLVVSKGTAKSANIDGYLVGGKTGTAEKIGVHGYDKNARLSSFVGIFPANAPRYVIFAMLDEPKGNKQTYGFSTGGWVAAPLVGRVITAAAPLLGLMPADAENFRVAEQQVLKPLGPRILNELALNDDSEDTASVDATQEN; encoded by the coding sequence ATGAACGGCCCGAAAAGGCGGCCTGGCAACCTTTTCGCGCAGCAGCTGCCGCTGCCGGGGATCAATCGCCCCGGCACGCAGCGCCGCGTTCTGGCCACGCCCGCCGAACAAGCCATCGAATGCGCCCGCACGCGGCTCATCTTCATTTCGCTGCTTTTCGTCGCCGCCTTTCTCGTCGTCGGCGTGCGGCTTACGGACCTGGCCCTGTTCAGCGACAATGGCGATACCGTTTCGGAGCATAAGGCCGCGACCGCCATGGGACGCGCCGACATCGTCGACCGCAACGGCGCCATTCTCGCCGTGTCGCTTCCCACCATCAGCGCCTGCGCCCAGGTCGCCGCCATCAAAGACCCGGAAGCGACCGCCGCGGCGATCAATAAAATCCTGCCCGATATCGACCGTAAAAAACTCGCGAATGATTTTCGCGTGCGCAAGGGCTGCGTCGCCGTCCACCGCCATCTGACCCCGAAGCAATATTACGCCCTCAACAAGCTCGGCATCGCCGGCGTGGAATTCACCCGCGACGAGCGCCGGGCCTATCCGCAGGCCGCGCTTACCGCGCATGTCATCGGCACCACCGACATCGATAATATCGGCACGGCGGGAATCGAAAAGAAGCTCGACGCCCGCCTGCGCCAGGACGCCGCGCCGGTGCGCCTCTCCCTCGATATCCGCGTGCAGCATATCCTGCACCGCGAACTCGCCGCCGCCATGCGCGACTTCCAGGCCATCGGCGCCGCCGGACTCATCATGGACGCGGAGTCGGGAGAAGTCGTCTCCATGGTCTCGCTGCCGGATTTCGATCCGCACGAAGCGGGGGAAGCGAGCGACGACGCGAAATTCAACCGCGCGACGCTGGGAGTCTACGAACTCGGCTCCACCTTCAAGATTTTCACGGCGGCCCAGGCGTTGGACACGGGCGAAGTCAAGCTGACGGACACTTTCGACGCCACGAACCCGATCCATATCGGGCACCAGACCATCAGCGATTTCCATCCGGAAAAGCGTCCGCTCACGGTGCCGGAAATCATCATGCTGTCGTCGAATATCGGCGCGGCGAAGATGGCGGAGAAAATCGGCGGCCTGCGGCAAAGATCGTTCCTGGAGCAGCTCGGCATGTTCGCGCCGGTGCCGGTGGAACTGCCGGAGACCGGCAGACCCATCGTGCCGCGCAACTGGGGCGAAGTCACCGTCATGACGGTCGGGTTCGGCCACGGCCTCGCGGTATCTCCCTTGCAGCTGGTGCGGGCCGCGGCGACGATCACCAATAGCGGGCATGCCATTACGCCAACATTGCTGCGCGAGGAATCTGCGCAGAAGAAACCCAAGGCTTCCGGCGTGCAACCCATCGTCACCACCGCGACCGCCGCGAAAGTGCGCGCCCTGATGCGTCTGGTCGTCAGCAAGGGAACGGCGAAAAGCGCCAATATCGACGGATACTTAGTCGGCGGCAAGACCGGCACCGCCGAGAAAATCGGCGTCCATGGCTATGACAAGAATGCGCGGCTGTCGTCTTTTGTCGGAATATTCCCCGCCAACGCGCCGCGCTATGTCATATTCGCCATGCTTGACGAACCCAAGGGCAACAAACAGACTTACGGCTTCTCGACAGGCGGATGGGTCGCGGCGCCCCTGGTCGGGCGGGTGATCACGGCAGCGGCGCCGCTGCTCGGGCTTATGCCCGCCGACGCGGAAAATTTCAGGGTCGCCGAACAGCAAGTCTTGAAACCGCTCGGCCCCAGGATTCTTAATGAATTGGCTTTGAACGATGACAGTGAAGACACCGCGTCTGTCGACGCTACTCAAGAAAATTGA
- the ychF gene encoding redox-regulated ATPase YchF, which produces MGFNCGIVGLPNVGKSTLFNALTATAAAQAANYPFCTIEPNVGRVAVPDDRLEKLAAIAGSQKIIPTQLEFVDIAGLVRGASKGEGLGNQFLANIRETDAVIHVLRCFEGEVTHVEGSVDPLRDAEIVETELMLADLESLEKRLTAAQKKAKGGDAEAKAQVAAMEPALAALQAGNPARSVIKSLPAETLPHFRMLQLMTGKPVLYVANVEEGSAEKGNALSAKVAAKAKTEGTESVIVTAAIEAEVAILPPEEQKEFLDSLGLTEPGLNRVIRAGYHLLDLITFFTVGPKEARAWTVRRGATAPEAAGVIHTDFQRGFIRAETIDYDSFIACKGEQGAKDAGKMRQEGKDYIVHDGDVFHFRFNV; this is translated from the coding sequence ATGGGTTTCAATTGCGGGATCGTCGGGCTGCCGAATGTCGGCAAATCCACTCTGTTCAACGCGCTGACCGCCACGGCGGCGGCGCAGGCGGCGAATTATCCGTTCTGCACCATCGAGCCGAATGTCGGACGCGTCGCGGTGCCGGACGACCGGCTGGAAAAACTGGCGGCCATCGCCGGATCGCAGAAAATCATCCCGACGCAGCTTGAGTTCGTCGATATCGCCGGGCTGGTGCGCGGCGCGAGCAAGGGCGAAGGCCTCGGCAACCAGTTCCTCGCCAATATCCGCGAGACCGACGCCGTCATTCACGTGCTGCGCTGCTTCGAAGGCGAAGTGACCCATGTCGAAGGCTCGGTCGACCCCCTCCGCGACGCGGAAATCGTGGAAACGGAATTGATGCTCGCCGATCTCGAAAGCCTGGAAAAGCGCCTCACCGCCGCGCAAAAGAAGGCCAAGGGCGGCGACGCCGAAGCCAAGGCGCAAGTCGCGGCGATGGAACCCGCGCTCGCCGCGCTGCAGGCAGGCAACCCGGCGCGCAGCGTCATCAAATCGCTCCCCGCCGAAACGCTGCCGCATTTCAGGATGCTGCAATTGATGACGGGAAAGCCCGTCCTCTATGTCGCCAATGTGGAAGAAGGCTCCGCGGAAAAAGGCAACGCGCTTTCCGCCAAGGTCGCGGCGAAAGCCAAAACGGAAGGCACGGAATCCGTCATCGTCACGGCGGCGATCGAGGCCGAAGTCGCCATTCTGCCGCCGGAAGAGCAAAAGGAATTTCTCGATAGTCTGGGGCTGACCGAGCCAGGGCTGAACCGCGTGATCCGCGCGGGCTATCACCTGCTCGACCTGATTACCTTCTTCACCGTCGGCCCCAAGGAAGCGCGCGCCTGGACCGTGCGGCGCGGCGCGACCGCGCCCGAAGCGGCGGGCGTCATCCATACCGATTTCCAGCGCGGCTTCATCCGCGCCGAGACCATCGATTACGACAGCTTCATCGCCTGCAAGGGCGAGCAAGGCGCGAAAGACGCGGGCAAAATGCGCCAGGAAGGCAAGGACTACATCGTCCATGACGGCGATGTTTTTCATTTCAGGTTCAACGTCTAA